The Palleronia sp. THAF1 genome contains the following window.
CGATATCCTGAAGGACGTCGATTTCCACGCCGAAGAGCTGCGCCCCGAGGATTTCGTGGCGACCGGCTATAACGGCGTGCAATGCGTCGAAGCGGGCGGACCTCCAGCGGGCACGGGCTGCGGCGGTTATGTCGTCGGTCAGACCGTCAAGCTGTTGAAGCAGCACCACATGCTTGAAGACACCGACGTGGTGATCTTCGACGTGCTGGGTGACGTGGTCTGCGGTGGCTTTGCCGCCCCGCTGCAACATGCTGACCGCGCAGTGATCGTCACGGCCAACGATTTCGACTCCATCTACGCCATGAACCGCATCATCGCCGCGGTGCAGGCCAAGTCGAAGAACTACGGCGTGCGTCTGGCGGGGTGCATCGCGAACCGCTCGAAGGACACGAACGAGGTCGATCGCTACTGCGACACGGTCGGCTTCCAGCGCATCGCGCATATGCCCGACATCGATGCGATCCGCCGCAGCCGTCTGAAGAAGAAGACGCTGTTCGAGATGCCCGACGAGGAAGACATCGTGCGCGCGCGCGCCGAGTACATTCGCCTGGCTGAAAAGCTGTACGCGGGCACCGATCCGCTGGCCCCGGCGCCGTTGCCGGACCGTGAAATATTCGAACTGCTTGGATTCGATTGATGCCTGACGCGATACCATCCCTTGACGCACGTCGAGCGCTTGATCGCTGGACGCCCACGCGTGAGCGGGTGAAAGACTATTTCGACTCCACCGCGACCGACACCTGGGCGCGGCTGACGTCGGATGAGAAGGTGTCGCGCATCCGCGAGACCGTGCGCGCCGGGCGTGACCGGATGCGTGCGCTCATGCTGTCGCGTTTGCCCGAGGACCTGTCCGGATGTCGCGTTCTGGATGCCGGTTGCGGTGTCGGGCAGATGAGCCAGGCCTTGGCCGAGCGCGGCGCCGAGGTCGTGGCCGTGGATATCGCGCCGGCCATCCTTGACGTCGCGAAGCGGCGGATGCCGGAAGAACTGCGCGACCGCGTCACCTTCATCGCGGGTGACCTGAGCGATGACGGTCTGGGCGACTTCGATCATGTCGTCGCGATGGACAGCCTGATATACTACGAGGCGGCTGAAATCTGTTCGACGCTGGCCAGCCTTGACCCGCGTGTGTCGGGCAAGATCGTGTTCACCGTGGCGCCAAGCACGCCGATGTTGATGATGATGTGGGGCGCCGGACGGCTGTTTCCGAAAGCCGATCGCGCGCCGGTCATGGTGCCGCAATCGCCGAAGCGTCTGGCACGGCAACTGACCAAGGCGGGCTGCGTGCGTCTGCTGCGCCCGGTCGAGCGCGTGAACTCCGGCTTCTACATCTCCCATTGCATGGAGGTTCTGCCGTGAGCATCGCGCGCCTTCCCCTGCGCTATCTGCCCTTCGCCGATGCGGCCAGCGACGGCCTGCCGATGGCGCAGTTGCTGCGCCTGTCGCTGTTTCAGGTGTCGGTCGGCATGGTGACGGTGCTGCTGCTTGGCACGCTGAACCGGGTGATGATCGTGGAACTTGGGCTTGGCGCGATGCTGGTGGCGGCGATGATCGCGCTGCCGGTGCTGGTCGCGCCGTTCCGGGCGTTCTTGGGGCATCGCAGCGATACGCACCGCTCTTCAATCGGTTGGCGTCGGGTGCCGTATCTGTGGTTCGGTACGCTGTGGATGATGGGCGGGCTGGCGTTGATGCCATTCTCGCTGCTCGTTCTGGGCGGTGATACCGTGCACGATGTGCCCTTCGCGGGCACGGGACTGGCCGGGGCCGCGTTCATCATGACGGGCCTTGGCCTGCACATGACACAGACCGCCGGGCTGGCGTTGGCGTCGGACCGCGCGGATGACGAGACGCGTCCGCGCGTCGTGGCGCTGCTTTATGTGATGTTCCTGCTCGGGATGGGCGTTTCCGCTGTCGTGATCGGTTGGCTGCTGTCGGACTTTACGCCGTTGGCTTTGATCCGGGTTGTGCAGGGGTCGGCGCTTCTGGTCGTTGCGCTGAACCTTGTGGCCCTGTGGAAGCAAGAGCATGTGCGCCCGCAGACCAAGGCCGAGCGTTCGGCCCCCCGTCCGCGTTTCGCAGATGCGTGGCAGAACCTGACCAGCGGTGGTGATGCCGGGCGGCTGCTGGCCGTCGTGTTCATCGGGACGCTGGCGTTCAACATGCAGGACGTGCTGCTGGAACCCTACGGCGGCGAGATCATGGGGCTAAGCGTCGGACGCACGACGTGGCTGTCGGCGATGTGGGCGGCTGGTGCGCTTTCTGGCTTCGCCTTGGCGGGCAGGGCCTTGGCGCGCGGGCGCGATGCGTTTCGGATGGCGGCGACCGGGTTGCTTGCGGGCGTAGTCGCGTTCTCTGCCGTGGTGTTCGCGGCCCCAATGCAGGCCGCTTGGCTGTTCTACGCGGGCGCTGTCGGGATCGGTTTCGGATCGGGCCTGTTCGCGGTGGCAACCTTGACGGCCGCCATGGGCCTTGGCGCGCGCGGCATCGCCGATCACGGACTGGCGCTGGGTGCCTGGGGCGCGGCGCAGGCCACCGCCGCAGGTCTGGCCATCGCGCTGGGCGGAGCAGTCCGCGACGGCGTTGCAATGCTGGCCTCCAAGGGCGCGCTGGGAGAGGCGCTGAACACGCCCGCCATCGGTTACACCACTGTTTACCATATCGAGATCGCACTGTGCTTCGCGACGCTCATCATACTTGGGCCGCTTGTGCGGCTGTCGTTCATTCAACCCACTCAGACCCCGGAACGCGGCAAGATCGGTCTTGCTGACTTCCCAACATAGAAGGAGGACATCATGGTTGGTGTCGAATTTTTCGGAGATACAGATCTTGCGGCGGTCGCAATCTGGGGCTTCTGGCTCTTTTTCGCGCTGCTGATCTATTATCTGCAGACCGAGAACATGCGGGAAGGTTACCCGCTGGAAAAGGACGATGGCAGCATTTCGCCGAATCAGGGCCCGTTCCCGGTACCGGCGCCCAAGACGTTCATCATGCCCGAAGGCGTGCCGGACGTAACCGTGCCCTCTGCCGAGAACGAGCTGCGCCACGCCCGTGCCGAACTGGCACTGGCGCGCACCGCGCAATCCGAAGGCTTCCCGCACGCGCCGATCGGCGATCCGATGCTGGACGGCGTCGGCCCCGCATCCTGGGTGCCACGTGCCGACCGGGCCGAGCGTGACGGCGAAGGCCACATCAAGATCCAGCCGATGTCGAAGCGCGATGCGTTCTTTGTGTCCGCCGGACGCGACCCGCGCGGGATGCCCGTGGTGGCCAATGACGATCAGGTCGTCGGCGAAGTCACCGATCTGTGGATCGACATCCCCGAGCAGCTGATCCGCTACCTGCAGATCAAGCTGGAAACGGGTCAGACCGTCCTTGCTCCGATCCAGCTGGTTCGGGTTACGGCGCGCTACGTCGATGTCCGCACGCTGAACACCGAGCGCATGGCACAGGTGCCGCAGACCGCCTCGATGGAGCAGATCACGCTTCTGGAAGAAGAGAAGATCACGGCCTTCTACGGCGGTGGTGAGCTCTACTGCCGCTAGGAAAGGAAGACCGAATGCCCCGCGATTACCGCGACGATCCCGACTTCACCATCGAAGAGATCCCCGGCCTGCCGGAAGCCTTGCCACGCGGCGAAAGCGTGCTGTGGCAAGGGCGGCCGAAGGCTTGGAAACTTGCTGTGCAGGCGCTGTCTCTGAAGTGGATCGCGGGGTATTTCGTTCTTCTGGCCGGTTTGCGCGGGGCCACGCTGGCCGCCGATATGGGCTGGGCAACGGCCATGGGCTACGGCGTGCCGCTTCTGGTGGTGGGTGCCGTGGCCTGCGCGATCCTGTTCGTGATCGCCTACGTGCAGGCGCGCGCCACGGTCTACACGATCACGACCGAGCGGGTCGCGATGCGGGTGGGTGCGGCGCTGACGCTGACCGTGAACCTGCCGTTCGCACGCATCGAATCCGCCGATCTGGACACCAAGACGGGTAGTATCGTGCTGACGCCGTCGGGCGAGACGCGGCTAAGTTACTTCGTGCTGTGGCCGCATGTTCGGCCGTGGCACATGCGCCGCGTGCAGCCGACCCTGCGCGCGCTGCCGGATGCTGAAGCTGCCGCCCGCATTCTGGGTGAAGCCGTCGAGGCGCAGCAGATGCGCCCGCAAGTCACAATGATGGCAGCGGAATAGGAGAGAGCGATGTCTCGGAACCAAGGCCTATACTTCGACGCCGAACGCCGCGAGATGCAGACCCGCGACGTTCACATGATCCCGCCGAAGCTGCTGATCGCGATGGCAGTGCTGGCGCTGGGCGCTCTGGCGCTTGCGACCTACTCCAGTGTCACGGGCCGCGCGCTGGCCGGTGTGCCGCCCGAAGCCGAAGTGCTCGACAGCCGGACGTTCGTGCTGGAAGGTGATAGTGTGGCCGTCAAGCTGAGCACGCCGGACGGAGACGTTCTATACGAGACCGACAATGGTGCCTTCATCGCCGTCGTCGGAGACGCACTGCGCCGTGAGCGCAAGGTGCACAAGGTGGCGGACAATCCGCCCGTCACGCTTGCCCGTCTAGCCAACGGACGACTGGTGCTGACCGATCCCGCGACGGGATGGTCGGCCGAAATGACCTCTTTCGGTGCCGGCAACGCCCGCCACTGGGAGGTCCTGTTCAAGTAAGCCGCTTGGGCAGTAGCCAAAAGAAGGGAACCGCCAATGGGATTTTTCACCAAAACGACCGAGACCGCGCCTTGCACGGTCGAGGTTGTCCACAAGTTTGAAGAGCTGTCCGCCCATGTCCGCCTGGACAACGGCAGCGTCATCCACCCCGGTGACACGGTGCAGGTGCATGGCACCCCCGTGATGGCCGCCTGGGGAGAGGCTATAAGCGAGCGCCGCACCGCCACCATCACCCGTGCCAGCGGGCTGGAGCGGATGTGGACCAAGCTGACCGGCGACTTCGAGTTCATGGAGCTGTGCGAATTTTCGTTCAGCGAAGAAGTGCAGGCGACCGGTACGGGCGGCGAAGAATGCCGCAGCGAGGTGGCAGCATGAACGCCCCCCTCAAGCACACCGCAGACGCCACCACGGTCGAGGAAAGCCTGGAGATTCAGCAGGCACAGGCGAAGTTCGACAGTGACGACGCGACCGCGCTCGCCATGCAGAACACCCTGCTGACGCCGCGCTTCTACACCACCGATTTCGACGAGTTGGACGCCATCAATGTCGAGCCCGTTCGCGAAGAATGGGATCAGTTGATGGCCCGGATGAAGGCGGATCCCAACAAGGGTCACTTCAAGAAGACGGAAGACTGGGACGCCGTCGACTGGGAGAACATGGAGCCGGAGCTGAAGGCCGAAGCGCTCGATTTCCTGATCTCAAGCTGCACCGCTGAATTCTCTGGCTGCGTGCTGTACAAGGAAATGAAGCGTCGCGGCACGAACGCCGATATCAAAGAGCTGTTCAGCTACATGAGCCGCGATGAGGCACGCCACGCTGGCTTCATCAACGACGCACTGCGCGAAGCGGGTGTTGCGGTGAATTTGGGCTTCCTGACACGCGAGAAGAAGTACACCTACTTCCGCCCGAAGTTCATCTACTACGCGACCTACTTGTCGGAAAAGATCGGCTACGCGCGGTACATCACTATCTACCGCCACCTCGAGGAACACCCCGAGCACCGCTTCCACCCGATCTTCAAGTGGTTCAAGGAATGGTGCAACGACGAGTTCAGCCATGGCGAGGCCTTCGCCCTGCTGATGCGCACCGACCCATCGATCACCGGCAGCTTCAAGAACAAGCTGTGGATCCGGTTCTTCCTGACAGCCGTCTACTCCACCATGTACGTGCGCGACCACGCGCGCCCGAAGTTCCACGAAGCGCTGGGGATCGACATCGACTGGTACGACATGGAGGTTTTCCGCAAGACCAACGTGATCGCGCGTCAGGCCTTCCCGGTTGAGTTGGACATCGACAATCCGCGCTTCCTGAAAGGCTGCAAGGCGATGGACGCCGCCGTGCGCGATATGGATGCGGCCAAGGCTAAGGGCGGCTTCGGCGGCCTTTTGGGGCGCATCGGCGCGGGCGCGCGTGCGGGTCTGGCCTTTGCCTCGATCTACACGATGCCGATCAAGAAGAACGACGTGCCCGACGACGTGCGTCTGGAACCTGCGTTCTGAACGACTGACAGACCCGGCGGCATCCGTGTCGCCGGGATAATTGAGAAAAGCAAAGAGGGCTGTGCCTGTGCTCGATAACCCATGGATCGCCGCGCTGGTCGCGCTGTTCGTCTGGTGGTTTTCCACCGGGGCGATCCTGTGGGCGGTGCAGCGTGCCGACGGCAAGGACGCCGGTGCGCACGGGCGCGTCGTACTGTTCGGACTGCCGGTGCTGGTGGCCGGGGTCGCGGGTGCGATCGTCACGGCCGGTCAGGCGGGCGCGGCCTATGGTGCGTTCTTCTCAGCCTTGGCGATCTGGGGCTGGATCGAACTTGCGTTTCTGACCGGCTGGATCACCGGCCCGCACAGTGTCGCGATGCCGTTCTGCGTGAACGACGCTCAACGGTTTCGTGCGGCTTGGGGCGCGTTGATGTGGCACGAGCTGCTGCTGTTCGCCGGGCTGGTCGGCCTGTTCGCATTGACGTGGAACGCGCCGAACACGCTGGCCTTCTGGACTTACGCGGT
Protein-coding sequences here:
- the bchL gene encoding ferredoxin:protochlorophyllide reductase (ATP-dependent) iron-sulfur ATP-binding protein, with product MSPKDDVATLRRAAGMPRLGEDGEGSVQVHQDPSSQIEGAKVFAVYGKGGIGKSTTSSNLSAAFSTLGHRVLQIGCDPKHDSTFTLTGKLQPTVIDILKDVDFHAEELRPEDFVATGYNGVQCVEAGGPPAGTGCGGYVVGQTVKLLKQHHMLEDTDVVIFDVLGDVVCGGFAAPLQHADRAVIVTANDFDSIYAMNRIIAAVQAKSKNYGVRLAGCIANRSKDTNEVDRYCDTVGFQRIAHMPDIDAIRRSRLKKKTLFEMPDEEDIVRARAEYIRLAEKLYAGTDPLAPAPLPDREIFELLGFD
- the bchM gene encoding magnesium protoporphyrin IX methyltransferase; the encoded protein is MPDAIPSLDARRALDRWTPTRERVKDYFDSTATDTWARLTSDEKVSRIRETVRAGRDRMRALMLSRLPEDLSGCRVLDAGCGVGQMSQALAERGAEVVAVDIAPAILDVAKRRMPEELRDRVTFIAGDLSDDGLGDFDHVVAMDSLIYYEAAEICSTLASLDPRVSGKIVFTVAPSTPMLMMMWGAGRLFPKADRAPVMVPQSPKRLARQLTKAGCVRLLRPVERVNSGFYISHCMEVLP
- a CDS encoding PucC family protein, coding for MAQLLRLSLFQVSVGMVTVLLLGTLNRVMIVELGLGAMLVAAMIALPVLVAPFRAFLGHRSDTHRSSIGWRRVPYLWFGTLWMMGGLALMPFSLLVLGGDTVHDVPFAGTGLAGAAFIMTGLGLHMTQTAGLALASDRADDETRPRVVALLYVMFLLGMGVSAVVIGWLLSDFTPLALIRVVQGSALLVVALNLVALWKQEHVRPQTKAERSAPRPRFADAWQNLTSGGDAGRLLAVVFIGTLAFNMQDVLLEPYGGEIMGLSVGRTTWLSAMWAAGALSGFALAGRALARGRDAFRMAATGLLAGVVAFSAVVFAAPMQAAWLFYAGAVGIGFGSGLFAVATLTAAMGLGARGIADHGLALGAWGAAQATAAGLAIALGGAVRDGVAMLASKGALGEALNTPAIGYTTVYHIEIALCFATLIILGPLVRLSFIQPTQTPERGKIGLADFPT
- the puhA gene encoding photosynthetic reaction center subunit H, whose amino-acid sequence is MVGVEFFGDTDLAAVAIWGFWLFFALLIYYLQTENMREGYPLEKDDGSISPNQGPFPVPAPKTFIMPEGVPDVTVPSAENELRHARAELALARTAQSEGFPHAPIGDPMLDGVGPASWVPRADRAERDGEGHIKIQPMSKRDAFFVSAGRDPRGMPVVANDDQVVGEVTDLWIDIPEQLIRYLQIKLETGQTVLAPIQLVRVTARYVDVRTLNTERMAQVPQTASMEQITLLEEEKITAFYGGGELYCR
- the puhB gene encoding photosynthetic complex putative assembly protein PuhB translates to MPRDYRDDPDFTIEEIPGLPEALPRGESVLWQGRPKAWKLAVQALSLKWIAGYFVLLAGLRGATLAADMGWATAMGYGVPLLVVGAVACAILFVIAYVQARATVYTITTERVAMRVGAALTLTVNLPFARIESADLDTKTGSIVLTPSGETRLSYFVLWPHVRPWHMRRVQPTLRALPDAEAAARILGEAVEAQQMRPQVTMMAAE
- the puhC gene encoding photosynthetic complex assembly protein PuhC is translated as MSRNQGLYFDAERREMQTRDVHMIPPKLLIAMAVLALGALALATYSSVTGRALAGVPPEAEVLDSRTFVLEGDSVAVKLSTPDGDVLYETDNGAFIAVVGDALRRERKVHKVADNPPVTLARLANGRLVLTDPATGWSAEMTSFGAGNARHWEVLFK
- the acsF gene encoding magnesium-protoporphyrin IX monomethyl ester (oxidative) cyclase; its protein translation is MNAPLKHTADATTVEESLEIQQAQAKFDSDDATALAMQNTLLTPRFYTTDFDELDAINVEPVREEWDQLMARMKADPNKGHFKKTEDWDAVDWENMEPELKAEALDFLISSCTAEFSGCVLYKEMKRRGTNADIKELFSYMSRDEARHAGFINDALREAGVAVNLGFLTREKKYTYFRPKFIYYATYLSEKIGYARYITIYRHLEEHPEHRFHPIFKWFKEWCNDEFSHGEAFALLMRTDPSITGSFKNKLWIRFFLTAVYSTMYVRDHARPKFHEALGIDIDWYDMEVFRKTNVIARQAFPVELDIDNPRFLKGCKAMDAAVRDMDAAKAKGGFGGLLGRIGAGARAGLAFASIYTMPIKKNDVPDDVRLEPAF
- the puhE gene encoding putative photosynthetic complex assembly protein PuhE, whose product is MLDNPWIAALVALFVWWFSTGAILWAVQRADGKDAGAHGRVVLFGLPVLVAGVAGAIVTAGQAGAAYGAFFSALAIWGWIELAFLTGWITGPHSVAMPFCVNDAQRFRAAWGALMWHELLLFAGLVGLFALTWNAPNTLAFWTYAVLFAARISAKMNIFFGVPRINVEFLPRPLQHLPSYFRQGPVSWLFPVSILMLTAAVFCWIERIWMTGEVGFALLAALTGLALIEHWLMVVPLPDAKLWRWAMPAARQGLEGGETNGL